ATATGTTAGGATAATTTTCAAGGCATAACTTCAATTAGATAGCCATGTATTTAAATAGTGCTTTTGATGAAAAATATGTTAAGCTAGTGTTGGAATAAGGAGGAGTTAGAATGAGAAATGACCAACGTAATGTCAATAGTTTACGACCTATCACGATTGTAACTGATTTTCTTCAGCATCCAGAAGGCTCTGTGCTGATTCAGATAGGAAATACAAAAGTAATCTGTAATGCAAGTATTGAAGATAGAGTTCCTCCGTTTATGCGCGGACAAGGGAAGGGGTGGATTACGGCCGAATATGCTATGCTTCCTCGTGCAACTGAACAAAGAAACATTCGTGAATCATCCAAAGGAAAAGTAAGCGGTAGAACAATGGAAATTCAACGCTTAATTGGACGCGCACTTCGATCTGTCGTTGATTTAGATAATATAGGTGAACGGACAGTTTGGGTAGATTGCGATGTGATACAAGCTGATGGAGGCACAAGGACAGCTTCCATAACAGGTGCCTTTGTTGCGGTTGCATTAGCGTTTAATAAGTTAGTGGAAAATAAAGTCATTTCCAAAATGCCAGTGACGGATCTTCTGGCAGCAACTTCAGTTGGCGTACTGCCTGATGGAAGTGAAATTCTAGACTTGAATTATCTAGAAGATTCCAGTGCTCATGTTGATATGAACATTGTAATGACAGGCTCAGGTGAGTTTGTCGAAATTCAAGGTACAGGGGAGGAAGCAACTTTTACAAGCAAACAGCTGCAAACCATGCTTCAACTTGCCGAAGAAGGCTTATTGACACTGTTTGAAAAGCAGAAAGAAGCATTAGGCTCCATAACTGAACAGATTGATAAACACGCCAGTACGCAAGGGGAAGAAAAATAAAATGAAAAAAATCATTATTGCAACAAAAAATAAAGGGAAAGCGAAGGAGTTTAAAGAATTATTTGCTGCTTATGAACTTGAAGCAATATCCTTAAATGAATTAGACAACATACCAGATATTGAGGAAACAGGGACAACCTTTAAGGAAAACGCAGCATTAAAAGCAGAACAAATTGCTTCGCTATTATCGCTACCTGTAATCGCTGATGACTCTGGTTTAATGATTGATGCGTTGGATGGAAGACCTGGAGTGTACTCAGCACGATATGCTGGGGAGGATAAAAGTGATGAGGCAAACATAAATAAAGTATTGGCAGAATTACAATCTGTACCAGAAGAAGAAAGAACAGCGCGGTTTATTTGTGTACTTGCCGTTACCATCCCTGATTCAGTTACTACATATTATACAGGATATTGTCATGGCAAAATTGCGAAAGCAGCAGTTGGGGATTACGGCTTTGGTTATGACCCAATCTTTATCCCAGACGGCTATGAACAAACAATGGCACAGTTAACAGCAGAAGAAAAAAATGCCATTAGTCACCGTCGGAACGCTATCAAACAATTAGAAACAAACTTAAAAAAACAGGACTTATTTTTAGACAACAGATAGGATGGTTCTCTATGACAAAAGTACTGATCGTAAGTGACAGTCATGGTTTAACAACAGAACTGGAAATGATTAAACAGCGCCATTATGTAGATGCTATGATTCATTGTGGGGATTCGGAATTAGGAATGGATGATAAGGAAATGGCTGGTTTTTATACTGTAATGGGTAATTGTGATGTGGATAACCGCTATCCTGAAGAACAAACTCTAACCGTTAATGACTTGAAATTTCTTATTGTGCATGGACATCTCCACCAAGTAAAGCGTAATTTATTACATGTGGCTTATCGCGCTGAGGAACTGGGAGCACAAATCATTTGCTTTGGTCATACGCATATTGCAGGTGCAGAACAGCAAGGAAATCAATTATTGATCAATCCTGGCAGTATCCGCCTGCCTCGTGGACGAAAGGAAAAAACGTATGCGATAATGGAATGGGATGTAAAAGAAGAGATTAGGGTTCAATTCTATACGGTGGATGGAGAGCAATTAAAAGACTCCAGTTATACAGCAAGCTTATCCTAAATGTAATATGCTGTAAAACTCCCGCTTTAGGGAGTCCAAGTAGATGCAAAGAAGTCTAAGTGAGGAAAACAGCATGTAAATTCCCGATTGGTCCAAGTTCCTATAGACATATGCTTGCGATAAAAGATTTTGTAAGGAAGGGGAAACTTCTGCAGGAAATTTTAGCTTATAAAATGAATTTTTATCCTGTATATAAGAGGTGCCGTAAGACTCCCGCTTCAGGAGTTGGATAATCTGTACTGCAACAAGTCTAAGTGGGAGATGACAGACCTAAATGCCTTATTTCGTAAGCGGTCTTTAGGTCATACCATTACAGTACCAACAAGCCGTAGAGGATGAATGAAACCCCCTCACTAATGGAAGATTCAATTTATAGAGGGGCAGACTCATCACGCCATGTGATGAGTTTTTATTGTTAGATAAGAAAGCATAAAATGATGTGCTTAGGGTTAGGGATAACGAAATAACCGAATAGTTACGTCCGGCGCATGAGCCCAGCAGATGCGACTTCAGAAATGCGCTTTCCGATAAGGCATCATTGGTTCGTCCCTAAGAGGAAGGCCGACTAAAAACGGGCTTGCCGCTCAGGCGCCGGCATACCCCTGTTTTTAGTGGCATGCATGATTCTTTTATCCCGTAAAAAGGCGTTGTAGACTCCCACTTCAAGAATGGAAGATGTGAGCTAAACAAGCCGAAGCGGGAGGTAACAGCACCTAAATCCCGATTCGTTCAACTAACAATCAGCGGGGATGAAGAAAACATTGAAGGTTCACTTTATCTTTCGTTGATTCGTTCCATTCACTACTTGCTAAACAGGCCTCCCCCGCCTTTGTTCTTAGAGCGATTATAGAAGGTTTTTACGGCAGGAAGTATAGGATACAACTCATAAGTATTATATGGTACAGTACAGAATAGAGTTTTTTTGTCTAGATCAAATTAAAAGGAAGAAGTTGGCTTTGGTGCGTAGATTAATATTATTCGTAAGTTTTTTAGTTATCATTTTTGTAAGCACCCCTAATCTAATATACGCTAAAAACATGGAACAGCCGAACGTTTTAATTTTATATAGTATAAATGACGAGGCGCAAATGAAAGAAATACGAATATTGGATTCCCTAGTCGGACAATTCACTGACCAAATCACATTGGTAGAAGATAAAGTTTTTAAAAACGGTCAATTAAATATGTTTACCCATGTTATTTATTTTGGAGGAGTGGAAAAAAATTTACCTGATACCGTCGTTAACGCTATAATAGATTATACCGGGAATTTTTATTCAATTGGCCATAATGCGGCACGATTTGGCGATAAACTCCCTTTACAAAAAGTAAATGGAGAAGTGTTAATTAATCAAATTGAATTTATTCATCACGCTTTTAAACAAAAATTACCGGATGAACGAATTGTTTATTCAGTAGAAATTGATGAGCCTGCTTCTGTGTTGGCAAACGGGTATGACCATACCAATGAAAAAACCCCATTCATTATTACAGACAACGGCAATTATTATTTTGCTGGAGAAACGTTATATAGTCCTTTTGCTGAGGTAATAACAGAATCTTTTAACGGATTTTTTCAACAACTAGATAAGCAAATCGTGAAATATTTAAGGTTGGAAGATGTGCATCCCAAAGCAAATGTAAAACAATTAAGAGAGCAAGCAGATTTTTTGAAAGGAAAAAATATTCCCTATATGATTGCTGTTATCCCAGTTTATTATAGTGAAACAGAAACCGTTCATCTTTCGGACTCTCCTGAATTGGTGAAAACATTACAATATATGCAGAAAAACGGTGCAAGCATCGTAATGCATGGATATAAACACCAATATAGAAAAACAGAAACTGGGGAAGGATTTGAATTTTGGGATGTGGATAACGATAGGCCCATTTATCAGTCTCGTCATAGCGCTGTTAAGTTAAAACAGGATTTCGACTCAACAGAAGAATATGAAGCTTATTTACATGAAGCGAGGGAATATGAAAGGGCATATATAGAAGATGCGATTATGAATGGTGTGCAAGAATTGGTAGCACATAAGCTTTATCCTCTTGCGTTCGAAGCTCCGCATTATACGATGTCACAGCAAGGTTATGAAGTTTTATCGAAGTATTTTAGTGCTTATGTTGGGCAAGTGCAATTAACCGACCTTACCTGGAAAGGATCTTTTTCTCCACCGTACAAAACCCGTCCGAATTTTTTACACGGAATGACTTTATATCCTGAAACATTAGGGTACATAGAACGAGGGAATGAGGAATCCTTACAGCAAATGGTAGATAAGATTGATTCGTATTCAATGTCGACAAAGACTTATTTTTCCGCATTCTATCACCCTTTTTTAGGTATCGAAGGATTGAAAGAAATCGTGGAAAGCCTTGAAAAAGTGGCTAATGCTTCATGGCTCGATTTAAAGGAAGAAAATAATGTTGTCCAAATGAATGACATTCACATTGAGTCTGGCAACGGTCATATTAAAGTCGATAAGCCTTTTATAGCTAGTGACTATGAACGGAACTTAATAGTAAAAGAAGTTGGAATTTGGGCAATTCCCGTCACGCTTTGTGTCATGATATTGGTGACCATCTTTATTGTGAAACGAAGGAACAGTAAAAAGCAAGGTTCTTTCTAGAAATCTAGGCGGGCGGATGCCAGTATAGATATAAGGTATTGCCAGGACATATAGCAGTAAGAGCAAGAGAATTGATTAGGCAAGGTTGTGAAGCGAGAGGGATAATCATCCTACAAGGTAGTGTTGGCAAAGCCCCAAGTAAAATTATGCAATATCTAAAAGGAAGGTCATCAAGATTATTACAGGATGAATTTCCAGAACTAAAGAAAAGATATTGGGGACGGCATTTGTGGGCAAGAGGGTACTTTTGCGCCACAGTTGGAACAGTAACGGAAGAGACAATAAGAAATTATATAGCCAATCAATTAAATGAAAACAAAGATGAAATATTCAAAATTGAAGAGTGAGTTCAGTCCTATTTTGGATATGCTTCAGCTTAAGGTCTTTGAGCAGGACTTCAGCCTGAAAAGCGACTTTAGTCGCCGACATTTATGTCCAAATCCTCCTGCTTTAGCTGGTGGTCGTTTAAGTGTTATTTTGCAGTATAAATTATCATTAAAAGCTATCTCTTTATTAGTAAGATAGCTTTTATTGATTCCGATTACCAAACTGTCTCGTGCAGCCCCAACAAACCTCTGTTGTTATGGTTTCAAGATTATTAATTTCAAGTATTTTTTCGATCTGGGTAAAGAGCCTTTGTATTAGTCTAAAGTTCCCTCCAGTTATCTTAATAATACTGGTTATTGCTTCGTGAAAAACCCTCGAGTTTTATAGATAGTCCTAACTCTTCCCATTTATACTCTAGAATATGGTGGGTTCATCTTTACTCAGTTTATCAAACACATGAGCAAATCCAATTCTAGAGTAGAGTTGAGGATATCGAACCAATCGTTTCTCATTAACAGAATATAGAATATCGGATGTTTTACATAAAAGTGCTAGTATTAACAAAATCGTTATTTTGTTAAAATGTGTTTTAAATGGAGAAACAGACCTTCAGGTTGGATAAAAAGGAGCCATTATTGCGATGAAAGAGAAGAAACGAAATAAACCTACGGAATTATGAAACAACATTTCAAGTTAGGATTAGGAAAAAATTCTAGATATATTTACGATAAAAGCAAAAAATTAAGAATTTTAATCGTTCGTCGCTAATGAGGAGGTATATGATTAGGTAAAAAAAGCAAATAGCTATAATAAAATTGATAATATAGGAAACACCACACCAACTGTTATAAATTTTACGTTATATAAACCTTGAACTTAAATTTTATTTACGCCCTGTAATTTCATTTAAAGTATGATATAATTTGGGAAATTAATTAAAATAGAACTTTTCTTTTCGGTAAATAGACAAAATGGCCAAGCTCTTATAACTTTCTTGCCAACTATAGAAATGAATAAAATAAAATGAGGTGTGATAATGAGTAATGATAAACAAACACCAGAGGAAAGAAGAGAGAGATTAAGACAAGAAGAATTAAAGAATCCTTCTAGTAGTATTCATGGTGAAGGCCTCGCTGACTCTTAGTTGGCGGTTTAGGTTGGAAAGGTACTGGAATACTCATTTTTGTTATTTTAATAGGTATTATAGTCGCATTACTCTTCTTTAAATGAGAAAGTTAAGCATAACACTCTTTTCTAAATCCGAACTATAATTCAAATTCTAACTTTGAATTATAGTTCGGACTTTTCTTTTTAAGCATTTATAGGATGTCCTCTTTCTGTATATTCTGTTCAAATATAGTTAATTGTGAAAATATTAAATAAACCTTTACTTAATATTTCAGTTAAGTTACTATTGTCCTAAATAATAGAAAGATGGTTAAATTATGTGTTTTCAGAAATTTCCCACATCCCTTTTCACTCTTTTTCTTTTTGGATTACTAGTATCGACTACGGTTCATGCAAGTGGGAAAGCATCAGATTTAAATTTACTAGAAAAACAACCAGTTAAAATTACAGTTACGAATAATGAAACTGGAGAAAACTCTGTTATTGATCCAGCAGAAGCACAAGAAAACAACATTAGAATTAATTCGCTTAATACTATTGGAGATTCAACAGTTGTTGGATATGATGTTTTTGTACCAATTGAATCCCCTAACGGTATTATTACTCCTTTTACTAACTCTAGTTAATGCTTGTTCAATCGTTAGACTGTCCTTGCGAGGCTGCGGCATACTCGTCTAATTTCCCGGTAGTTGCTCGCTTTCTAGTTCCAATAAATTTACGATTCACTCCGTAAATTCCTCCTTTTTAGTTAGTCCAGGAGGTTCGACGATCTCTTGCCTGTACGTCCCACGGTTTCCGCTCAACATACAGAAACCCCGTCATTCAATCGGATGTGTTTCGGATGATTGTCCGAAGCCTTAACCGTTGATATGACGGGGTTTATAGTGTTAAGTACGTCCCAGGCAGGATTCGAACCTGCGACCCACAGCTTAGAAGGCTGTTGCTCTATCCAGCTGAGCTACTGGGACAAGACATATATGGAGCGGGTGAAGGGAATCGAACCCTCGTCATCAGCTTGGAAGGCTGAGGTTTTACCATTAAACTACACCCGCAAATTATGTAAGCTATATTTAAAAGATATTTTTTTAACGACAAGATTCATTATATAAATTAATAACCAAAAAGTCAATGCTTATTTTGCTATTTGTATGATTTTGTTATTTTGATAAAAGTGAAAAATTAATTGGTGTTCTTTATCGATTATCCTTATATTCAGAAATAGGTAAGCTCACCTTGACTGTTATAGTCTTCTATCCAATTTAAAAGGGAGGTACGGCATCTATTTTTCTTAAGTGTATGTTGATCTGGTAATGTGAAGAAAGAGAAGTGTGTTCTCTTTCTTCACTGTTCTAAATTTAAAGCTTAGTTCAGTTCATTTGTTAAAATTTCAACACGGCTTTTTAATTTATTCGTCATTTCATTTAATTCTTCGGTCATCTGCGAAAATGCTTCTGCTTCACTCCCCTGGCTTTGAACTGCTTGAGCAATATCCGTTAATTGTTCTGTTGTTTGTTCTATGTTTTGCATAATATCGTCTAATACAGAGCTTATCTTTTCTGTTGCACTGGAAGAATCAGTAGCCATTTTACGAATTTCTTTCGCTACAACAGAAAAAGTCCGTCCATGTTCACCGGCTCTTGCTGCTTCGATTGCCGCATTCAAGCCGAGCAAGTTAGATTGCTCCGAAACTTTATTGATAAACACTGTTACTTCGTTTATTTCTCCTGAACTTTGTTCGACATTTTCTGCCTGAGCAGCTAATTCTTGAACGGTTGCTGATAACTCCTCTGTTTGGGATAACATAGTATGCGCTTTTCCTTGTACATGATCAGCAAGCTCTTCTAATGAATGGACAATATCAAGAAATTCATACTCTTGATCTAAGCTAATACCAATTCCTACACAGCCAACCATATCACCGTGATCAAATATAGGGACGCCAACTCCTTTAAATGGTTCGCCGTATTCTGGAGGGGTTTTAATAATTGTTCGCTTGCGATTATTAATCACTTGGCCAAATAAGTCATGGTCATAAAAGGGGTCCCCAATGTTTATTTGTGCATCAAGTGTTTTTCCGGGAGCGTAATATAAATACTTTTCTAAATCAACTACACCGATGAGGATATTTTCATTTTGCAAAAGTTCTTTCATTATTGGCATAATATCGACTAATTTACGTAAAACGTCTGAATTAATTTCTACTTGCGTTTCCATTTTTTCACTCCAGTTATAGATTTTGGGAAATTCGTTGTCGTTGCTCATAAAAGTCAGTTAAATAGCTTTGTTCAAAAGCGTAACCAGATCGGATTAAAAGTGGTTCATAGTAATATTTACTGGCAAGTTGAAGACCCATTGGCATTCCTTGTGTATCTAATCCCATTGGTATAGATAATGCTGGATGTCCAGTTAAGCTAAATAAACGCGTATACCTCGTCATTGAAGTAAAGATGTCTTCTTGTAAATCATCTATTTCAACATGCTCCACTCCAATCTGTTTAGGGCTAACAGGTAAAGTTGGCGTTGCAATAATGTCAACCTCCGTTAGGGCTTGATCAACTTCGGAAATAGCTTTCTTACGCCAGTTTAGTGCTTTAATATAATCCATTGCAGTAATCGATTTTCCAGCCTCTAAATGAGCTCTTACATCTTCACCAAAATCATTTAGTTTAAAACGAAGGTGATTTTCATGTATCGATGCCCCCTCTGCTAGCGCAATAGGGAATACTTGTTCACTCGCTGTTTGAACAGACGAGATGTCTATTTCCATGAGTATGGCACCGAGGCTTTCTAACTGCCGAAGTGCGTTTTGATAGGCAAGCAGAATATCCGGTTCTATATGATAAGTAAAATAATGACGAGGCACGCCTATTCGCATGCCTGAAATTTGTGTATGGCAATGTTCTTGGTATAATCTGTCTGTCAAACCATTCATTATAATTGCGAGGTCACCTATATTTTGAGTGATCGGTCCCACATGATCTAAAGTCCAAGAAATTCCTTGCACTCCTGTAGTATCTACCATGCCTTTAGTAGGTTTTAATCCAATAACACCACAGGCAGAAGCTGGTATGCGAATAGATCCTCCTGTATCTGTTCCGATCGAAGCAAGTCCTAGGTTTGCACATACTGCAGCTCCTGATCCACCACTTGATCCCCCCGGGATATTGTCTGGATTCCAAGGGTTTTTAACTGCACCATAAAAAGGATTTGTCGACGTAATACCAAAAGCGAATTCGTGTAAATTGGTTTTACCGAGATTGATTGCCCCTGCCTGCGTTAGTTTTTGAACAACATATGCATCTGAATTCGGTATATAGCTGTGCTTTATTTTAGAGCCACTTGTTGTACGAACTCCATTCGTGTTAATTAAATCTTTATATGATAAAGGGACCCCTTGAAGTGCGCTTAATTGTTTTCCCTTTAAATAGTTATCTTCTGCGTTTTTGGCTTGTGCCAATGCAGTTTCATAAGTAATTGTAATAAAAGCGTGAAGTTTATGATCTATATCATCCATTCTTTTAAGATACTGTTTGGTAATTTCTACAGGTGAAAATTCTTTTTTCTTATAACCATCTATAAGTTTGGTGATGGACATTACTTTTTCCATTGTTGAGCCTCCTTTGGTGTTGACAGGAAATTATTTTGTAACATAATTCTCCCTTCTTTGGTATATAAAATTGTAATAAAATGAACGGCGTTGCTGATAAAAATTATTTTTCGTTTCACAAGTAGAAGGGTTATTTATTTAAGTTTTTCTTATCAGCACGCAAGTTAAATGATTCCTCCCATTTTAGAATTATGTGCAGCAGGAATGGAAAATAGCGACCTTTAATTATGCATAGCTTGTAGAAATCTTCCACTATGAAGTTTCGCTTTCTTCCAAATGTACAATGTCATAAGACTTTTATTTCAAAAGTAGTAGGTGATACAAAGAAACCTAGGCGGGAGATAGCAACACCTAAATTTTTCGATTCGCTCAGGCGAACAAGCAGTAGAAAGTGGTGGAAAACTCTTACTGAATGAAGTTTCACTTTATTAGTATCGGTATTTGGTTGGCATTTTTTTAATTGTATAGGAAACAATAAAATGATGTGCTTGAGGATAACGATATAACCGACTAGTCACGTCCGGCGCATGAGCCCAGCAACGATGCGACTTTAGAAATGCGCCCTACGATAAGAGCCCTCATTGGTTCGTCCCTAAGAGGAAGGCCGACTAAAAACGGGCTTGCCGCTCAGGCGTCGGCATACCCCTGTTTTTAGTGGCATGCATGATTCCTTTATCCCGTAAAAAGGCGTTGTAGGCTCCCACTTCAAGAATGGAAGATGTGAGCTGAAGCGGGAGGTAACAGCCCCTAAATCCCCGATTCGTTCCACTAACCATCAGCGGGGATGAAGAAAACCCCGCTGATGGAAGGTTCACTTTATCTTTCGTTGATTTGTTCCATTCACTACGTTGCTAAACGGGCTTCCCGCGCCTTTGTTCTTTAATTTGTTAGTGCATTAAAGGAAGTCTTAACTATTACAAGAAGAGAAACCTAAGTGGTTTAAATATGGTACTAAAATGGAAAAACTCAAAAAAACGTTATTGCAGAGTGATTACCATGCGTTAATCACAAAAACATTTGGACAGCTATCTATTATATATAAAATATATATATTTTTATATATTTAAATTGACATATTTTAATAATTGCGGTATTATTTAATTGTGAAATGTTGAGCAAATTGTTCGACAATATAAAAGAAATTAGTAACTTAAATGGCGGATTTTAATTTCAAAACGGAATAAATATGTAATTGACAAGAATGGCTGTTACTATTCAAAACTAGGTAGATTTGGTTGTATGAAAGCGAACTAGGATTGATTTCAGAATTAGTTATAGTTAGTGTTGTTTTTCAGTAATTATCGCTGGATAGCATAAAGGGGATTTCAGCTTGCTGGAGGGATAGCAATGAATATCGAAAGATTTATTGAAGCACGCAAAGAAAAAGGGTTATCTCAAATAGAATTAGCTGATGGGATATGCACTCAAGCCACTTTGAGTCGTTTTGAAAATAATGGTCACGTACCTAATTTAAAGATTCTCATCAAATTATGTAATCGTTTAGGTTTACCAATGGGGGAACTCTTTCCAAAAGTTGGAGTGAAATATACGGAAATCATTGAAAAAATGAATAAGGCGGAATTTTTTCTCATCACTAGTGAATATGGGCAGTCTCAAGCGTTGCTAGAAACTATATCTGTTTGTAAGATAGAGGAACCTCTTTTAGCTTTGCGTTACTACTATCTAAAAGGCTTTGTGATGATTTTTCAAGATGCTGAGATAACGGATATTTTGTTTAATTTTGATCAGATTTTACTCGAAGAAGAAGTAAAAGATTCTGAAATTTTTCGTCTGTTAGCATATACCGGAATCGGCATGGTATTTTCACGGGAAAAAGATCAGGAAAAGGCAGAGTTTTATTTTAATAAGGTTCTCGAAAGAATTTATACTTATCCTACTAAAGAGATAGAAGATACTTGGCGGGTATTAAATATCGTTTTTCAATGTGGTGTGTTTTATGCCGAAATGGATGAATTTGATGCTAGTAATGCCTTGTTAGAGTACGCTGTTTCAATTTGCTCAGATAATCACGTGACTTATTACTTAGCGCGGGCAGCCATTCAATTAGCTAAAAATGCTATTACTCAAAATAAGCCTCAGCACGTTATATTAGAACTCATCTATGACGCTCGAGCTTATGCCAAGATTAATAAAAACCATGTAGGGCTTAAACTTTTATCCGATATGGAAAAAGAAGTCTTAAATCAGGGAAGAGTAAGCAGCTTTTATATTTAGTGTAATAGCTAATATGAAGAAGAGTGTTAGAAAAGAGGTGACTGAGATTGGAGCTAAAAAGAAGAGTTGTGCACTTAATGGGGACAGTGATTGATTTATCTGTTCAGCATGAACTTGCTGAAGCAATTTTAGATAAAGTAATAGCACGTTTAAAAGAATATGAGCATCGATTTAGTGCTAACGATCCTAGTTCTGAGTTGATGCAGGTTAATAAAAATGCTGGTATTCAACCAGTGACTGTACACCCAGAACTGTACGAGCTTATTAAGATAGGAAAAGAACACAGTTGTGCTGAAGGAAGCCATTTAAACATTGCTATCGGTCCGTTAGTACAAACTTGGCGTATTGGTTTTTCAAATGCTAGAGTGCCATACAATAATGAAATTACTGAGTTGCTAGAGCGGACAAACCCTAAAAAAATCGTACTCCATGACAAGGAGTGTTCTGTTTTTCTAACTGAACCAGGGATGTTAATCGATTTAGGCGCATTAGCCAAAGGATATATTGCAGATTTAATCATTGATTTTTTAAAAAAAGCTCAGGTAACTTCTGCGTTAATTAACTTAGGTGGAAACTTGGTGGTCTTGGGCCCCTCTCTTAAGCCAGATGGTAATTGGCATATTGGTATTCAAGATCCCTTACAATCTCGCGACGATTATTTAGCTGTTTTAAAAATTTTCAATCAATCAGTTGTTACTTCAGGAGTATATGAAAGAAGCTTGACTCAAGATGGGCAAACTTATCATCATATTATTGATCCTCAAACGGGTTATCCTATGACAACAGACGTGGTTAGTTTAACTATTATTTCTGATCAATCTGTTGATGGAGAAATTTGGACTACGCGTTTATTCGGAAAAACTGCTGATGAAATTATCAAGATTGTAAATGATCTTCAAGGAATGGAATGTATGGTTGTGACCAATAAAGAAGAAATATTTTGTTCAGCAGCTTTGGAAGCCAAAATAGTTAAACAAGCAATCTGAGTTATTAACCGGGGTTAACTGACTCCAGATAAATATATAATATTTAGAGGAAAGGAAGAAACCAATATGAATAAATTTATTGGATTAGTGGGGACAAACTCAGACCATTCTACTAATCGTAAGTTACTGCAATTTATGAAAAAACATTTTTCGGATAAAGCACAGATTGAATTGGTAGAAATTAGAGATGTGCCAATGTTCAACAAGCCTGAGAATAAGAAATTACCCGCTTCAGCTCAAGAAATAGCAGACAAAATTAGTGAGGCAGATGGTGTAATTATTAGTACACCGGAGTATGACCACGCTGTACCAGCATCATTAATGAACGTCTTAAACTGGTTGTCGTACGGGGTCTTCCCATTTGTAGATAAGCCAGTAATGATCACAGGAGCTTCATACGGAACACTAGGTTCTTCAAGAGCTCAAGCTCACTTACGACAAATTTTGGATGCGCCAGAACTAAAAGCACGTATCATGCCTAGCTCAGAATTCTTGTTAAATCATTCTCTGCAAGCTTTTGATGAAGCGGGAAACTTAGTAGATGAGCAACAAGTGGAGACACTTGAAGGATTATTCGATGATTTCTTAACTTTTGTTTCTATTACTAATCAATTGAACCATGCGCATTCAATTAATCGAGAAATAGCAGAAAATTTCTCATGGGAATCTATCTAAAAGGGGAGTGTCATATATGAAATTAGTCGGTATTGTAGGATCTAACGCAGAACTATCATATAACCGAATCTTATTAAAATATATCGCAAAACAATTTAATCATTTATTTGAAATGGAAGTCATTGAAATTAAAGATTTGCCACTATTCAATCAAAGTGATGATCAAACGAATAGTCCAGCTATACAGCGCATTAATAATAAAATTATGCACGCAGATGGTGTGATTATTGCCACTCCTGAGCATAACCATACCATTCCAGCTGGCTTGAAAAGTTTAATTGAGTGGTTATCATTTAA
This genomic interval from Virgibacillus pantothenticus contains the following:
- the rph gene encoding ribonuclease PH, with product MRNDQRNVNSLRPITIVTDFLQHPEGSVLIQIGNTKVICNASIEDRVPPFMRGQGKGWITAEYAMLPRATEQRNIRESSKGKVSGRTMEIQRLIGRALRSVVDLDNIGERTVWVDCDVIQADGGTRTASITGAFVAVALAFNKLVENKVISKMPVTDLLAATSVGVLPDGSEILDLNYLEDSSAHVDMNIVMTGSGEFVEIQGTGEEATFTSKQLQTMLQLAEEGLLTLFEKQKEALGSITEQIDKHASTQGEEK
- a CDS encoding metallophosphoesterase family protein, coding for MTKVLIVSDSHGLTTELEMIKQRHYVDAMIHCGDSELGMDDKEMAGFYTVMGNCDVDNRYPEEQTLTVNDLKFLIVHGHLHQVKRNLLHVAYRAEELGAQIICFGHTHIAGAEQQGNQLLINPGSIRLPRGRKEKTYAIMEWDVKEEIRVQFYTVDGEQLKDSSYTASLS
- a CDS encoding DUF2334 domain-containing protein, whose amino-acid sequence is MKEIRILDSLVGQFTDQITLVEDKVFKNGQLNMFTHVIYFGGVEKNLPDTVVNAIIDYTGNFYSIGHNAARFGDKLPLQKVNGEVLINQIEFIHHAFKQKLPDERIVYSVEIDEPASVLANGYDHTNEKTPFIITDNGNYYFAGETLYSPFAEVITESFNGFFQQLDKQIVKYLRLEDVHPKANVKQLREQADFLKGKNIPYMIAVIPVYYSETETVHLSDSPELVKTLQYMQKNGASIVMHGYKHQYRKTETGEGFEFWDVDNDRPIYQSRHSAVKLKQDFDSTEEYEAYLHEAREYERAYIEDAIMNGVQELVAHKLYPLAFEAPHYTMSQQGYEVLSKYFSAYVGQVQLTDLTWKGSFSPPYKTRPNFLHGMTLYPETLGYIERGNEESLQQMVDKIDSYSMSTKTYFSAFYHPFLGIEGLKEIVESLEKVANASWLDLKEENNVVQMNDIHIESGNGHIKVDKPFIASDYERNLIVKEVGIWAIPVTLCVMILVTIFIVKRRNSKKQGSF
- the tnpA gene encoding IS200/IS605 family transposase, giving the protein MPGHIAVRARELIRQGCEARGIIILQGSVGKAPSKIMQYLKGRSSRLLQDEFPELKKRYWGRHLWARGYFCATVGTVTEETIRNYIANQLNENKDEIFKIEE
- a CDS encoding XTP/dITP diphosphatase — its product is MKKIIIATKNKGKAKEFKELFAAYELEAISLNELDNIPDIEETGTTFKENAALKAEQIASLLSLPVIADDSGLMIDALDGRPGVYSARYAGEDKSDEANINKVLAELQSVPEEERTARFICVLAVTIPDSVTTYYTGYCHGKIAKAAVGDYGFGYDPIFIPDGYEQTMAQLTAEEKNAISHRRNAIKQLETNLKKQDLFLDNR
- a CDS encoding methyl-accepting chemotaxis protein yields the protein METQVEINSDVLRKLVDIMPIMKELLQNENILIGVVDLEKYLYYAPGKTLDAQINIGDPFYDHDLFGQVINNRKRTIIKTPPEYGEPFKGVGVPIFDHGDMVGCVGIGISLDQEYEFLDIVHSLEELADHVQGKAHTMLSQTEELSATVQELAAQAENVEQSSGEINEVTVFINKVSEQSNLLGLNAAIEAARAGEHGRTFSVVAKEIRKMATDSSSATEKISSVLDDIMQNIEQTTEQLTDIAQAVQSQGSEAEAFSQMTEELNEMTNKLKSRVEILTNELN